Proteins from one Peptococcaceae bacterium genomic window:
- the trpC gene encoding indole-3-glycerol phosphate synthase TrpC produces the protein MILDEIIAFKQAEVARHKELFPLAELEKKVVFKKRRGFKESLEKEGVSLIAEVKRASPSKGLLCRDFDPAGIAACYHQNGAAAVSVLTDERFFQGSLAHLEQVGAAVPLPLLRKDFIIDAYQVWESCLFGADAVLLIAAVLPRRELVSLLRLARELELDVLVEAHTRRELEMSLEAGAVVVGINNRDLRTFRTDLNTTLELAELVPDTCLLVSESGISSAADIKLLAQAGVDAVLVGEALVTSADMAQKTREIAGRL, from the coding sequence ATGATCCTGGACGAGATCATCGCCTTTAAACAAGCAGAAGTGGCCAGGCATAAGGAACTGTTCCCGCTTGCCGAACTTGAGAAGAAGGTGGTTTTCAAAAAGAGGCGGGGGTTTAAGGAAAGCCTGGAAAAAGAGGGGGTCAGCCTTATCGCCGAGGTCAAGAGGGCTTCGCCTTCTAAAGGCTTGCTCTGCCGTGACTTTGACCCTGCCGGGATTGCGGCGTGCTATCATCAAAACGGCGCTGCAGCCGTATCCGTCCTGACTGACGAGCGTTTTTTCCAGGGCAGCCTGGCCCACCTGGAACAAGTCGGGGCGGCGGTTCCACTGCCCTTGCTGCGTAAAGATTTTATCATCGACGCTTACCAGGTCTGGGAGTCTTGCCTTTTTGGCGCGGACGCCGTTTTATTAATCGCGGCCGTGCTGCCAAGAAGAGAACTGGTTTCACTGCTTCGCCTGGCTCGCGAGCTTGAACTGGATGTCCTGGTTGAAGCGCATACCCGCCGGGAACTGGAAATGTCGCTCGAAGCCGGAGCGGTTGTTGTAGGTATAAATAACCGGGATCTGCGGACCTTCAGGACGGATTTGAACACAACCCTCGAACTGGCGGAGCTTGTACCGGATACCTGCCTGTTAGTCAGTGAAAGCGGCATTTCAAGCGCCGCGGACATCAAGCTCCTGGCCCAGGCCGGCGTGGATGCCGTCCTGGTGGGCGAGGCCCTGGTGACCAGCGCAGACATGGCTCAAAAAACGCGTGAAATTGCGGGAAGGTTGTGA
- the trpD gene encoding anthranilate phosphoribosyltransferase → MLKEMIGKIVSGEDLQFQEARQVMLQVMNGEATGAQIGSLLTALRMKGETVEEISGCAQAMREKSLSFSCRHSLLVDTCGTGGDCSGTFNVSTTAAFVVAGAGVPVAKHGNRSVSSKSGSADLLEALGVKLDLLPGEVMSILDRIGIGFLYAPVFHVAMKHASGPRKEIGIRSIFNILGPLTNPARANVQVLGVYEPGLTEVMARVLERLGVKSAYVVHGDGGLDEISNTGPTKVSCLNNGSIKTFYIHPEELGFTRATLRQLQGGDARENAGITRRVLSGEKGPHRDIVLLNAAAALAASGVVRDLPEGVRAAGESIDSGKALEKLEQLVAATGGTGSAAPLPC, encoded by the coding sequence GTGTTGAAAGAGATGATTGGTAAAATTGTAAGCGGGGAGGACCTCCAGTTCCAGGAAGCGCGCCAGGTCATGCTCCAGGTTATGAATGGGGAGGCAACCGGCGCGCAGATAGGGAGCCTGCTTACGGCTTTAAGAATGAAAGGTGAGACCGTGGAGGAGATCTCGGGGTGCGCCCAGGCCATGAGGGAAAAAAGCCTTTCCTTTTCTTGCCGGCATTCGCTGCTTGTCGATACATGCGGCACGGGAGGCGATTGCAGCGGGACTTTCAATGTATCCACCACCGCTGCTTTTGTGGTGGCGGGAGCGGGGGTTCCGGTGGCCAAGCATGGGAACCGTTCGGTTTCCAGTAAAAGCGGGAGCGCCGATTTGCTGGAGGCGCTCGGTGTGAAACTGGACCTTTTGCCCGGTGAAGTGATGTCCATCCTGGACCGGATAGGGATAGGTTTCCTGTACGCGCCTGTTTTTCATGTGGCCATGAAACACGCCAGCGGGCCGAGAAAGGAAATAGGGATTCGCAGCATTTTCAACATCCTGGGACCGCTGACTAACCCCGCCCGGGCCAATGTTCAGGTGCTTGGTGTTTATGAACCCGGCCTGACGGAGGTGATGGCCCGCGTCCTGGAGCGGCTGGGCGTAAAAAGCGCCTACGTCGTCCACGGGGACGGCGGTCTGGACGAGATTTCCAATACGGGACCGACGAAGGTGAGCTGCTTGAACAACGGCAGCATTAAGACGTTTTACATCCACCCGGAGGAACTGGGGTTTACCAGGGCAACCCTCAGACAGCTGCAGGGAGGAGACGCCAGGGAAAACGCCGGGATCACGCGCCGTGTTTTGAGTGGAGAAAAAGGTCCTCATCGGGACATAGTGCTGCTCAATGCCGCGGCGGCCCTGGCGGCAAGCGGGGTGGTCCGGGACCTTCCGGAGGGGGTCAGGGCTGCCGGGGAGAGCATTGACTCGGGAAAAGCCCTGGAAAAATTGGAGCAGCTTGTTGCGGCCACCGGCGGGACCGGCTCGGCAGCCCCTCTTCCCTGCTAG
- a CDS encoding aminodeoxychorismate/anthranilate synthase component II — MILVIDNYDSFTYNLVQYFGILGAEVLVVRNDQIDVKKIEQLCPERIVLSPGPGTPADAGICTEAVRHFSGKVPILGVCLGHQCIGEVFRFRVEPAGEPVHGKTSLIRHTGRGLFAGIPREIRVTRYHSLVLRENAGSNDLEITARTEDGIIMAVQHKQHPTYGVQFHPESICTEYGLDMLRNFLDVQPVRRQ, encoded by the coding sequence GTGATCCTGGTTATCGACAATTATGATTCCTTTACTTACAACCTGGTGCAGTATTTCGGCATTTTGGGAGCGGAGGTCCTGGTGGTGCGCAACGACCAGATAGACGTCAAAAAGATAGAGCAACTTTGCCCCGAAAGGATCGTCCTTTCTCCCGGACCGGGAACACCCGCCGATGCGGGCATATGCACCGAAGCGGTGAGGCATTTTTCGGGGAAGGTGCCCATCCTGGGGGTTTGCCTAGGGCACCAGTGCATCGGCGAAGTTTTCCGGTTTCGCGTTGAGCCGGCAGGCGAACCCGTTCACGGCAAGACCTCGCTCATTCGCCATACAGGGAGAGGGCTGTTTGCCGGTATTCCCCGGGAAATAAGGGTAACCCGCTACCATTCCCTGGTCTTGCGGGAAAACGCCGGGTCCAATGACCTGGAGATCACGGCCAGGACGGAGGACGGCATTATCATGGCGGTGCAGCATAAACAGCATCCCACCTACGGGGTGCAGTTCCATCCCGAGTCGATCTGCACGGAATACGGCCTGGATATGCTAAGGAATTTTCTTGATGTCCAGCCTGTTCGGCGCCAATAG
- the trpE gene encoding anthranilate synthase component I, whose amino-acid sequence MDALSKEEFLRRAEKGSVVPVFCQYSASFDTPLSIYLKIREGPYSFLLESVERGVQVGRYSFISAEPRLVFKAVNGKVTLLENGRETSFHTEDPLRELEGLMAESRSVRVPGLAGFSGGAVGYLGYGMARYFEKLPPGKNCEEDFPDCVFMFADTLVIYDHVRQVIQVVSNARITGDPEQDYEQAVQRIKSIAQKLRRPVCTGEAGRPENRPSGSPCRVSSNMTAGEFVEMVKKAQEYIRAGDIFQVVLSQRYMTELECEPLEIYRSLRAINPSPYMFFLEMDDLKLVGSSPEVLVKASGGEAEVRPIAGTRPRGRDDAEERRLEEELAGDEKEKAEHLMLVDLGRNDLGRVCEYGSVKVEKFMEIEKYSHVMHLVSRVRGTLAPGVNSFKLLRACFPAGTVSGAPKIRAMEIIEELEKTPRGPYAGAVGYFGYSGDMDTCITIRTAVIKGNRVYAQAGAGIVADSDPQKEDLECKNKAKAMLRAIQAAGKGE is encoded by the coding sequence ATGGATGCTCTTAGCAAAGAAGAATTCCTGCGCAGGGCTGAGAAAGGGAGCGTCGTTCCGGTCTTCTGCCAGTATTCGGCGTCGTTTGACACCCCGCTCTCCATTTACTTAAAGATTAGAGAGGGTCCATACAGCTTTCTTTTGGAGAGCGTGGAAAGAGGCGTCCAGGTGGGCCGGTACTCCTTTATAAGCGCCGAACCGCGCCTTGTTTTCAAGGCTGTTAACGGCAAGGTCACCCTGCTGGAAAACGGCCGGGAAACCTCTTTTCATACTGAAGACCCCTTGCGGGAATTGGAAGGGCTGATGGCGGAAAGCCGCAGCGTCAGGGTTCCGGGTCTTGCCGGTTTTTCCGGCGGCGCTGTGGGCTACCTGGGATACGGGATGGCCCGCTATTTTGAAAAGCTGCCTCCCGGCAAAAACTGTGAAGAGGATTTTCCCGACTGCGTGTTTATGTTTGCGGACACCCTGGTAATTTACGACCATGTGCGGCAGGTTATCCAGGTCGTGTCAAACGCCAGGATCACAGGCGATCCTGAGCAGGATTACGAGCAGGCCGTGCAGAGAATCAAAAGCATTGCCCAGAAGCTGCGCCGGCCGGTTTGCACAGGCGAAGCAGGCCGGCCCGAAAACCGGCCTTCCGGCAGCCCATGCCGGGTTAGCTCCAACATGACCGCCGGGGAATTTGTGGAGATGGTTAAAAAGGCCCAGGAATACATCAGGGCCGGGGATATTTTCCAGGTTGTTCTTTCCCAGAGGTACATGACGGAACTGGAATGTGAGCCGCTCGAAATATACCGCAGCCTGCGCGCGATCAATCCTTCCCCGTACATGTTTTTTCTGGAGATGGATGACCTCAAGCTGGTGGGGTCGTCTCCGGAGGTGCTGGTCAAAGCAAGCGGGGGGGAGGCCGAGGTCCGGCCCATTGCCGGCACGCGGCCGCGGGGAAGAGATGATGCCGAGGAGCGCCGGTTGGAAGAAGAACTGGCCGGTGACGAAAAAGAAAAGGCTGAACACCTGATGCTGGTTGACCTGGGCCGCAACGACCTGGGGAGGGTTTGCGAGTACGGCAGCGTGAAGGTGGAAAAATTCATGGAGATTGAAAAATACTCCCACGTGATGCACCTGGTATCCAGGGTCAGGGGAACGCTGGCGCCGGGAGTCAACAGCTTTAAGCTGCTGCGGGCCTGTTTTCCTGCCGGCACTGTCTCCGGGGCGCCGAAAATCAGGGCCATGGAAATAATAGAAGAACTGGAAAAAACCCCAAGAGGGCCTTACGCCGGGGCGGTGGGGTATTTCGGCTACAGCGGGGATATGGACACCTGCATTACCATACGGACCGCCGTGATCAAGGGGAACCGGGTCTATGCGCAGGCCGGGGCAGGGATAGTAGCCGATTCCGACCCCCAAAAAGAAGACCTGGAATGCAAAAACAAGGCGAAAGCCATGCTCAGGGCCATCCAGGCGGCCGGGAAGGGGGAATGA
- a CDS encoding rhomboid family intramembrane serine protease: protein MIPLRDSTRSRSFPVITVALIAINLYVYYLQDTSTQAELGRFISQYALVPARFTEQLRLNPLAVFFHHPLVTSTFLHGSWFHVIFNMLYLWIFADNIEDRLGRPRFILFYLLAGIAGNLAHILLNPGSPIPLVGASGAIAGVLGAYIITFPRARITSLLFIFFFITIRDIPAIYFLLFWFLLQVINGVASLGIMGNNVAYWAHIGGFLSGVVLMLILKKKNSWQPRF, encoded by the coding sequence ATGATCCCTCTTCGCGACAGTACCCGTTCCCGTTCTTTTCCCGTGATCACGGTCGCCTTGATCGCAATTAACCTGTACGTATATTACCTCCAGGACACAAGCACCCAGGCGGAGCTGGGAAGGTTCATTTCCCAGTACGCCCTTGTCCCCGCGCGGTTTACCGAACAACTGCGGCTCAATCCCCTGGCCGTCTTCTTCCATCACCCGCTGGTCACGTCAACTTTTCTCCACGGCAGCTGGTTTCACGTAATCTTCAACATGCTCTATCTCTGGATATTTGCCGACAACATCGAGGACCGGCTTGGGCGGCCGCGCTTTATCCTCTTTTATCTACTGGCCGGTATTGCCGGCAATCTTGCCCATATCCTGTTGAATCCCGGTTCACCAATCCCCCTGGTAGGGGCCAGCGGCGCCATAGCCGGCGTCCTGGGAGCCTATATCATAACCTTCCCCAGGGCCAGGATTACATCGCTCCTTTTTATTTTCTTCTTTATAACGATCCGCGATATTCCCGCTATCTATTTTCTCCTGTTCTGGTTTTTGCTCCAGGTCATAAACGGCGTGGCAAGCCTTGGCATCATGGGAAACAACGTGGCTTACTGGGCGCATATAGGCGGCTTTCTTTCGGGAGTGGTTCTCATGTTGATACTTAAAAAGAAAAATTCATGGCAGCCCCGGTTTTAA